The genomic stretch AGTACTGCCCTTGTGGTATGCGCGACCGCGGTACGACCAAAGCCCTGATTCCGGAATTCCTCAATGGTTCCAGGCACTGCGATGTCAGCAACTCGGTCGGCCATGTGGGGAACCGGAAACGTACCCGCAATCGAAACCGGTCTTTTCCCATGATATGCTGCGAATGCAGTACGCTCGTGGACCGAATGTTCAAGCCACGACCCGGCCATCCCGGTCGCGGCAATGGTCGGAATATCATCGGGCTCAATCGGACGGCACGGATGGACCTGCCAGAAACGTAGGTTCTCGCGTAGGCAATAGAAAATCGGGCCTGAGCTTGAAGACACCCGGGCGCGGATTCCGAGTACCCTGGTTGCGGCTACGACGAACCGTCTGGCCGCCTCTGGCCGACGCAGGTTTGCAAGGCCGATAGTCCGGGCAAGACCTGAGACTGCCCTGAGCAGTCTGCCCTGGACTGAGATGGCGCACCGGCTCTGGGTCAGGATCATCCACAAAGGGAATGTGTAGCCGTACAACAGCTCAGGTCGTTCGCGGCGGGAAGAGGCGGTGATGACCGTTTTGCCGGGTGGCACCAGCGAGAGGTCGCACCCGAGATACTCGGAGAAGAAGTCGTCGAGAACCGCAATCGGCCGCGGCTCCGCGCTGCCCTGCTTCATGACTCAAGAATAGGGCAGACCGGCCGCGAAGTCAAAACCTTGGGTCGGTGAAGACAGGAGGGGAGTGTCCCTAAAAGCTTTCCGGCCTTCCGGGTTCACGGGCCATACTTGACCCGGAAAAGGGATTGGCGATACTGCATCGGTGAAGAGAACTGGACCAGCAGCTCAAGGTCAGAGCCGGGCCTGGCTTTGGTTCGTTGTCATTTCCGGAACTGGGTTTGCAGTCCGGCTCATATACCTGTTGCAGGCGCGACAGCACGACCCTTTGTTCTTTGCGCCACAGATGGATGCGGAATATCACCATCGCTGGGCCTTGGCGATCGTTTCCAATACAGAGTTCATCCGAGACGCTTTTTTCCGGGCACCGTTGTATCCCTACTTTCTTGCCGGGTTGTACAAGCTCGGTCTAGGTCTGTTTGGTGCGAGGGTTGCGCAGGCAGTTCTGGGCAGTGCAAGCTGCGGGTTCGTCTTCCTGCTTGCTCGGCGCTTGCTGAAGAGTCGGCAACAGGCAACCGGACTTGCCGACCGGACCAGGGAACGCGTCGCGGTAGCGTCGGGCTTGGTGATGGCCGCGTATCCGCTCGCGGTGTATTTTGACGGTGAGCTTCTGATACCTTCTCTGCTCGTTTTCCTGGTGCTTCTGGGCATGGTGCTGCTGTACCGGTCTCTGGAGAACGGCCGGCAGTGGTGGCTGCCTGGTCTCGTGTTCGGGCTGGCGGCAATCGCCAGACCGAACGTGCTCGCATTCGTTGCCGTGTTCGCGGTGTGGTTGCTGGTGAAGTACCGCAGCAAGGTGTGGTCGAGGCTGGGGTGGTTTCTCGGCGCGGTGTGCATCGTGATTGCTCCGGTGACCGTCAGGAACTACGTTGTGTCGGGAACGTTTGTGCCCATTGCGTGGCAGGCCGGTACAAACTTCTACATCGGAAACAATCCGGAGTCGGACGGGGTGACTGCGATTGTGCCGGGCACGCGCGGCAGTTGGTGGGGCGGGTACTTCGATGTCAAGACTCAGGCCGAGAAGGCACTGGGACGCGAACTTAAGGGTGCTGAGATTGACCGATACTGGCTTGGCCAGGGCCTGGACTTCTGGCGAAAACAGCCGCTCAGAGCACTTTGGCTTGTAGTGCGCAAGACGTATCTTCTACTTTCCGGCTATGAGGTATCCAACAACCGGAACATCTACTACTACAAGCGGTTCACATTTCTGAACTTGCTCATATTTCAGACAGTATTTCTCAAGTTCCCGTTCGGTCTGCTCCTGCCGCTGGCCTTGGTTGGCATCTACCTTGGTCGGAGTATTGCGCGAAGATGGATGCCGGTGTTTCTTTTTCTTGTTTCATTTGGGCTGTCGTTTGTAGCATTCTTCGTGACTGCCCGGTACCGGATGCCGATGGTACCATTTCTCATCGTGCTTGCCGTGTATGGCGTTACGCGCCTGGCAAAGGCAAGAGGCAGGGAGCTTGGTATCGGGCTTGCACTTCTTGCGGGCGCTCTTGTTTTCTTCAACGCCGGTCTGTTCGGTGCAGGCCGGGCTGGTGTACTTGGGCCGGGCAGAGTTGAGGATCAGGCGCAGACTCATCTTTCTGCCGCGATGGGCATGTTCCAGCAGGGCCGGCTTGCGGATGCGCTTGGCGAGGTGCGGACTGCGCTTGAGTACGACTCGGCGGAGAACGTGCTTGTCCTTGAGTCGGCTATTTACGTTGAGATGGGAAAGCTGGAGCAGGCCCGGGTTGCCGCACAGGCCGCAGTTGATCGGTTCCCCTCGAGCCCGGAGCCGTATGGTCAGCTCGGTAATGTGTTTGCCCGTGCCGGGCAGCTTGATTCAGCCCGAGTGTGCTTTGAGAAGGTGTGCGAACTGGACCCGAACTCGGCCTCGAGCTGGAACAATCTCGGCAATATCGCGATGATGCAGTCCGACTTCACATCGGCACGGACGTATTTCGAGAAGGCTTTGGCGATAGAACCGACCTTTGTGGTTACGCTCTTCAACCTCGGGCTGCTGGATTGGCAGGAAGGAAATAGGGACTTGGCCCGAAGCCGCTGGAAGCGGGCGCTTGAACTGGACCCTTCCTACACCAAGGCCAAACAGGCGCTTGAGCACTTCCGTTAGTGACCGTGTCAGCTCAGGGCTAGGGGCTGACGTGCGACTGGGTGCTGACTGCCTCATTGACGTCAGGGGCAGCGGCCATACAATGATCACTGGTCTTGTAAGGGAGCACAATGAAGAGAATCAGATACGGCAGAGCAGCTGCCTTGTCTCTGCTGCTGGGCGGTACGATGGCAACCGCCTTGGCTCAGCTGAGCTATGTGGAAAGTTCGGCTGGGTTGATACCGCCGACGATGGAAAGCGGCAAGACCGAACTGGAGTTCGCCGACGTCAACAACGACGGCAACGTTGACCTGTTGTCAATTGGCGACCACGGCAGCCCCTACGTCAATACCGACCAGCACGGCGTCATGGTCTGGTTTGGCGACGGGCAGGGAAACTGGAGCGTGTTCATGTCGGGCGACTTCGGATACGGTGGTATTGCGGTCGGCGATGTCAATAACGATGGCTTGCTCGATGTGGGATACGGCATGCATCACAACTACTCCGGGGTTCCTTTCGGCGACCAGCTAATCGAGGCAGCGCTCGGCGACGGCACGGGTCGCAACTGGACACCGTGGGATTCGGGTCTGGCTACGAACGGCGAGACCTGGGGCATGTTCGGCACTGATTTCGCGGACTTTGACAGTGATGGCTGGCTTGACCTGGTCTCAAACTCGTTCGGCGGCTCGGCCGGCGTCCACGTCTATCTGAACCAGCGGACCGGCTACTGGGTGCAAAGTTTCGGTTTTGTCGGCGGGCTGTCAAAGAATGAGGTGACAACCGGTGACATTGACAACGACGGTGACATTGATTTCGTGGTTGGCCATCAGTATGGCTCGGTCTATCTCAACGATGGCACAGGCCGTTTCGTTCTGACCGACCGCAATCTGCCTCCAGGTGAGTCGCAGGGCCGGCTGGGTGTGGCGCTGGGCGATGTTGACAATGACGGAGCCCAGGAGTTCTCCTTCGTCAACGCCACCGGCGGAGTCGGGGTATGGAAGTGGCAAGCGGCCGCTGATAGCTGGGTCAGTCTGAGTGCAGGTCTGCCCAGCACAGGGGTTCAGGCAACTTGGCTATGTGATATGGACTGTGACGGGTATGTGGACCTGGTCGGGTTCGGCAACGGCAACGGCGTTGTCTGGCGTGGTGACGGTCAGGGGAACTGGACCCAGACCGCAACGTTTTCGACCCCGTCACCTGGCACCGGTCGGACGTTGCGAGCGGGTGGAGACGTTGACCACAACGGGTTTCCGGATGTTGCCCTGGTTGCGGTTTCGGGTACGCGCAACTACGTGCGCTGCTTCAGGGAAGCGTCGGTCGCAGATAGTCTGCGCATCATGCCGGGATTTCCGCGGGGAGGCGAGCGTCTCATTGCCGGTTCGGTCCGGTTCATAGACTGGTGGAGCGAAGCGCAGAACGCTGCGGACACCAGAGTAAGGCTTGAACTCTCGGTCCATGGCGCAGGTGGACCCTGGCAGACGATTGCCGACAGCCTACGGAACAGTGGCAGATACCAGTGGACCGTGCCGGATTGTCCTTCAGCCCAGTGTCATATCCGCTACACTGTTTTCGGCCCGTCGGGCTCGGTCTCATGCGTCACTACCCGGCCGTTCACCATCATCGGCAGGACCGGCATCACAAGGCCGGATGGGTTCGGGCCAGTGCCGGAAGCAGACGGTCGGTTGAGGCTTTGTCCGAATCCGGTAACCGGTCAACTTGTTTCGGCGATAGGGTCAGCCCTGACCGGGACGGTGCAGGTTCGGATGTACGATGCAACCGGGCGCTGTGTCCTCGCTCGATTGCTGAAAGCTGCTCGTACCGGCACACTTGACCTTGACCTGCGGTCGGTCACGCCTGGAGTTTACGTTCTGTTGTTTGATACTGGCCGGCACTCGACGGTCCAGACGGTCGTCAAGGTCCACTAAGGCTCCCTGAAGCAGGGTTGTGGCGTGCGAGTGCTGATTCCGGGCTTTCCCCGAAGTTTCGTGCCTAGCGTTGAAACTGGTTGGCCGTGGGAAGCTTCAAAGTCGCAGTCAGGGCAAATCCGGCGGACGCCGGCACTAGACCCGAGCGTTTGCTATCTTTCTCGCTACCTCGTCGAGTTCCCGGTCTGAGAATTGCGGCTTCAGCCGTGCCTGGCAGAAGTGATGGAACTCAAGCGTCTTGTCCAGGATGTTCTCTTCGCCTTCAATTGAAGGAACAAGCAGCATGTGCAGGTGCGGTACCCT from candidate division WOR-3 bacterium encodes the following:
- a CDS encoding tetratricopeptide repeat protein — protein: MKRTGPAAQGQSRAWLWFVVISGTGFAVRLIYLLQARQHDPLFFAPQMDAEYHHRWALAIVSNTEFIRDAFFRAPLYPYFLAGLYKLGLGLFGARVAQAVLGSASCGFVFLLARRLLKSRQQATGLADRTRERVAVASGLVMAAYPLAVYFDGELLIPSLLVFLVLLGMVLLYRSLENGRQWWLPGLVFGLAAIARPNVLAFVAVFAVWLLVKYRSKVWSRLGWFLGAVCIVIAPVTVRNYVVSGTFVPIAWQAGTNFYIGNNPESDGVTAIVPGTRGSWWGGYFDVKTQAEKALGRELKGAEIDRYWLGQGLDFWRKQPLRALWLVVRKTYLLLSGYEVSNNRNIYYYKRFTFLNLLIFQTVFLKFPFGLLLPLALVGIYLGRSIARRWMPVFLFLVSFGLSFVAFFVTARYRMPMVPFLIVLAVYGVTRLAKARGRELGIGLALLAGALVFFNAGLFGAGRAGVLGPGRVEDQAQTHLSAAMGMFQQGRLADALGEVRTALEYDSAENVLVLESAIYVEMGKLEQARVAAQAAVDRFPSSPEPYGQLGNVFARAGQLDSARVCFEKVCELDPNSASSWNNLGNIAMMQSDFTSARTYFEKALAIEPTFVVTLFNLGLLDWQEGNRDLARSRWKRALELDPSYTKAKQALEHFR
- a CDS encoding FG-GAP-like repeat-containing protein, which gives rise to MKRIRYGRAAALSLLLGGTMATALAQLSYVESSAGLIPPTMESGKTELEFADVNNDGNVDLLSIGDHGSPYVNTDQHGVMVWFGDGQGNWSVFMSGDFGYGGIAVGDVNNDGLLDVGYGMHHNYSGVPFGDQLIEAALGDGTGRNWTPWDSGLATNGETWGMFGTDFADFDSDGWLDLVSNSFGGSAGVHVYLNQRTGYWVQSFGFVGGLSKNEVTTGDIDNDGDIDFVVGHQYGSVYLNDGTGRFVLTDRNLPPGESQGRLGVALGDVDNDGAQEFSFVNATGGVGVWKWQAAADSWVSLSAGLPSTGVQATWLCDMDCDGYVDLVGFGNGNGVVWRGDGQGNWTQTATFSTPSPGTGRTLRAGGDVDHNGFPDVALVAVSGTRNYVRCFREASVADSLRIMPGFPRGGERLIAGSVRFIDWWSEAQNAADTRVRLELSVHGAGGPWQTIADSLRNSGRYQWTVPDCPSAQCHIRYTVFGPSGSVSCVTTRPFTIIGRTGITRPDGFGPVPEADGRLRLCPNPVTGQLVSAIGSALTGTVQVRMYDATGRCVLARLLKAARTGTLDLDLRSVTPGVYVLLFDTGRHSTVQTVVKVH